The following are encoded together in the Mammaliicoccus vitulinus genome:
- the trmB gene encoding tRNA (guanosine(46)-N7)-methyltransferase TrmB has translation MRMRNKPWADDFLKDHPNLVDVDQNHQYKMAEWFDKDQPIHIEVGTGMGRFITETAKQNPNINYVAIEKDKNVMVRVLEKVKEMELDNLKLINQDAKLLTEYFVENEVSRIYLNFSDPWPKTRHAKRRLTHSSFLEIYQHILKKDGQIHFKTDNQKLFEYSLESMSQYGMSFDYINLNLHEEEPEDNIRTEYEDKFSNKGFRINRMEASFK, from the coding sequence ATGAGAATGAGAAATAAACCTTGGGCTGATGATTTTTTGAAAGATCATCCCAATTTAGTAGATGTAGATCAAAATCATCAATATAAAATGGCTGAATGGTTTGATAAAGATCAGCCAATTCATATTGAAGTTGGAACTGGTATGGGAAGGTTTATCACTGAAACAGCCAAGCAAAATCCTAATATTAATTATGTAGCAATTGAAAAAGATAAAAATGTTATGGTCAGAGTTTTAGAAAAAGTTAAAGAAATGGAATTAGACAATCTCAAATTAATCAATCAAGATGCAAAATTGTTAACTGAGTATTTTGTCGAAAATGAAGTTTCAAGAATATATCTTAACTTTTCTGACCCATGGCCTAAAACACGTCATGCAAAACGTAGATTAACACACTCGTCCTTTTTAGAAATATATCAGCATATTTTGAAAAAAGACGGTCAAATACACTTTAAAACTGATAATCAAAAATTATTTGAATACAGTTTAGAAAGTATGTCGCAGTATGGTATGTCATTTGATTATATAAACTTGAATTTACATGAAGAAGAACCAGAAGATAATATTCGTACAGAGTATGAAGATAAATTCTCAAACAAAGGATTTAGAATTAATCGAATGGAAGCAAGTTTTAAATAA
- a CDS encoding YtnP family quorum-quenching lactonase encodes MLNIGDFKLYPLQGGITQMDGGAMFGVVPRALWSKKYPPNDLNQIPLVTHPIFVQTEGHNIIIDAGMGNGKLTDKQKRNYGTTYESDIEHSLKQFDIGIDDIDIVIMSHMHFDHACGLTTPDGQSVFKNATIYTSQIEWNELRSPNIRSKATYWEENYKGIEHQVMTFVDSMEIIPGITMRHTGGHSAGHSVIELESNGMKAVHMADILPTLAHLNPLWVTAYDDYPMDSIDAKERLLQKYIKEDYWFVFYHDANHFAVRIDEQTRGIKEDIRRDDLIEI; translated from the coding sequence ATGTTGAATATAGGTGATTTTAAATTGTATCCATTACAAGGTGGTATTACTCAAATGGATGGTGGTGCGATGTTTGGTGTTGTACCTAGAGCTTTGTGGTCGAAAAAGTATCCACCTAATGATCTTAATCAAATACCTCTCGTTACACATCCGATATTTGTTCAAACTGAAGGACACAATATTATTATTGATGCTGGTATGGGTAATGGTAAGTTAACTGATAAGCAAAAAAGGAACTATGGTACGACTTATGAAAGTGATATCGAACATTCATTAAAACAATTTGATATTGGCATAGACGATATAGATATTGTAATTATGTCACATATGCATTTTGATCATGCGTGTGGTCTGACTACTCCTGATGGTCAATCTGTATTTAAAAATGCGACAATTTATACGTCTCAAATTGAATGGAATGAACTAAGGTCACCAAACATTAGAAGTAAAGCTACATATTGGGAAGAAAATTATAAAGGCATTGAACATCAAGTTATGACATTTGTTGATAGTATGGAAATTATTCCTGGTATAACTATGCGTCATACGGGTGGACATAGTGCTGGTCATAGTGTTATTGAATTGGAAAGTAACGGTATGAAGGCTGTTCATATGGCAGATATTTTACCAACATTAGCCCATTTAAATCCGTTGTGGGTTACAGCTTATGATGATTATCCAATGGATTCCATTGATGCTAAAGAAAGACTTCTACAAAAATATATTAAAGAAGATTATTGGTTTGTATTTTATCATGATGCAAATCATTTTGCTGTCCGTATTGATGAACAAACAAGGGGAATTAAAGAAGACATTAGAAGGGATGATTTAATTGAAATATAA
- a CDS encoding MalY/PatB family protein, translated as MKYNFDEVIDRRGTATIAYEGQRKVYDYENLEPFWIADMDIKTPDFIIDHLKNKLDQAHFGYLVWKQEEYLNAIKHWYKTRFSVNVQKNDIYYVPSILFTVTEVIREFTKEGEGVLIHTPAYNAFLNLIEGNKRVAVESPLITTDNGYELDHEQFEKVAAREDVKVLVLCNPHNPTGKVWTKEECAFMKEVCEKHDVFIVSDEIHMDFVRSDKGFYSMANEMKLDSPIVVVTGLGKTFNLASLASSFMMTKHRYFTLQFNRKLATYYGLAAANTLAVEAVKVAYTQASDWVDQLNQHIDKNMTLLEEFIKNEMSDQLSFIKPESTYLAWIDFAKSGFNESDVQKALQSVGKLATGIGNSYELGESHHFRMNLACSEDKLISGLEAIKKSFDALENDEI; from the coding sequence TTGAAATATAATTTTGATGAAGTAATAGATAGAAGGGGTACTGCAACTATAGCGTATGAAGGTCAACGGAAAGTATATGACTACGAAAATTTAGAGCCATTCTGGATTGCTGATATGGATATTAAAACGCCTGACTTTATTATCGATCATTTAAAAAACAAATTAGATCAAGCGCATTTTGGTTATTTAGTATGGAAACAAGAAGAATACTTAAATGCAATTAAGCATTGGTACAAAACGAGATTTTCTGTGAACGTCCAGAAAAATGATATTTATTATGTACCAAGCATTTTGTTTACGGTAACTGAAGTCATTCGTGAATTTACAAAAGAAGGTGAAGGCGTATTAATTCATACACCTGCATATAATGCATTTTTAAATTTGATTGAAGGTAATAAAAGAGTAGCAGTCGAATCACCATTAATAACAACAGACAATGGATATGAATTGGACCATGAACAATTTGAAAAGGTGGCAGCACGAGAAGATGTTAAAGTACTTGTTCTCTGTAATCCACATAATCCTACTGGTAAAGTATGGACGAAAGAAGAATGCGCCTTTATGAAAGAAGTTTGTGAAAAGCACGATGTCTTTATTGTATCTGATGAAATCCATATGGACTTTGTAAGAAGTGATAAAGGATTTTACTCAATGGCAAATGAGATGAAATTAGATTCACCGATAGTAGTTGTAACGGGGTTAGGAAAAACATTTAATTTAGCTAGTTTAGCAAGTAGTTTTATGATGACAAAGCATAGATACTTCACATTACAATTCAATAGAAAGCTTGCAACTTACTATGGTTTAGCTGCTGCTAATACACTTGCAGTTGAGGCTGTAAAAGTAGCGTATACACAAGCAAGTGATTGGGTAGACCAATTAAATCAACATATTGATAAAAACATGACGCTATTAGAGGAATTTATAAAGAATGAGATGTCCGACCAATTAAGTTTCATTAAACCAGAATCTACATATTTAGCTTGGATTGATTTTGCTAAAAGTGGATTTAACGAAAGTGACGTTCAAAAAGCGTTACAATCGGTAGGGAAATTAGCAACCGGTATTGGAAATTCATATGAACTTGGTGAGAGTCATCACTTTAGAATGAATTTAGCTTGTAGTGAAGATAAATTGATTAGTGGATTAGAAGCTATTAAAAAATCGTTTGATGCTTTAGAAAATGATGAAATATAA
- a CDS encoding M42 family metallopeptidase, producing MTQIRQETLTRMKELTELHAVPGFENEVREYLKEKMAPYVDEIIGDNMGSIYGVKKSKKENAPKVLVAAHMDEIGFMVTEMTKEGMLKFTALGGVSSDVWLSQTLQLKTREGRYYNGVVGSIPKHFRTGKETGVSIADMLLDVGAESLDQLKEMGIKIGDTIVPRTDFERLTENRVLAKAWDNRYGCLVGLELLEQLKDKELDVDLYVGANVQEEVGLRGASASVNLIQPDLALVVDCSPANDMKGHIGLSGALGKGVLIRILDRTMILSERMRDYLIDTVEEKEIEHQYFQSPGGTDGGEIHKSLTGIPTAVIGVCARYIHTSKAIYDVRDYLSAKTLLEELVLDLSSEKIEYLKFN from the coding sequence ATGACACAAATTAGACAAGAAACACTCACTAGAATGAAAGAACTCACTGAATTACACGCAGTTCCTGGATTTGAAAATGAAGTACGTGAATATTTAAAAGAAAAAATGGCACCATATGTTGATGAAATCATTGGAGATAATATGGGGAGTATTTATGGTGTTAAAAAATCTAAAAAAGAAAATGCACCTAAAGTATTAGTAGCAGCACATATGGATGAAATCGGGTTTATGGTTACTGAAATGACAAAAGAGGGTATGTTAAAATTTACAGCACTTGGTGGCGTTTCATCAGATGTGTGGTTATCTCAAACTTTACAGTTAAAAACCCGAGAAGGTCGTTACTATAACGGAGTAGTTGGAAGTATACCTAAACATTTTAGAACGGGTAAAGAAACAGGCGTTTCTATTGCTGACATGTTATTAGATGTTGGAGCTGAGAGTTTAGACCAATTAAAAGAAATGGGCATTAAAATTGGCGATACGATAGTTCCCCGTACAGATTTTGAAAGATTAACTGAAAATAGGGTGTTAGCTAAAGCTTGGGATAATAGATATGGATGTCTCGTCGGCTTAGAGTTGTTAGAACAATTGAAGGATAAAGAACTAGATGTCGATTTATATGTTGGCGCAAACGTTCAAGAAGAAGTTGGTTTAAGAGGCGCTTCAGCAAGTGTTAACCTTATTCAACCTGATTTAGCTTTAGTAGTAGATTGTTCACCTGCAAATGATATGAAAGGTCATATCGGTTTATCTGGAGCTTTAGGTAAAGGTGTGTTAATTAGAATACTAGATCGTACGATGATTCTTTCAGAAAGAATGAGAGATTATTTAATTGATACTGTAGAAGAAAAAGAGATTGAACATCAATATTTCCAATCACCAGGTGGTACAGATGGAGGAGAAATTCATAAATCTTTAACAGGTATTCCAACAGCAGTAATAGGTGTATGTGCAAGGTATATTCATACGAGTAAAGCTATTTATGATGTAAGAGATTACTTAAGTGCAAAAACATTGCTCGAAGAATTAGTATTAGATTTAAGTTCAGAAAAGATTGAATATTTGAAATTTAATTAA
- a CDS encoding amino acid ABC transporter substrate-binding protein, translating into MKKGIFLIIALIIVLAACGNGNDSKESSSKKDDKTLVVGTEGTYSPFSYHDKNDKLTGYDVEVTKAVAKEMGYKVKFKETQWDSMFAGLDAGRFDMVANQVGINDERKAKYKFSDPYTYSKGVLVVNENNTDIKSFDDVKGKKLAQTLTSNYGQLAKSKGADITKVDGFNQAMDLLQSKRVEGTFNDNVSYLDYKKQKPNAKIKAIEGDAEQSQSAFTFSKKEDDKVIKDFNKGLKTLKDNGELEKISKKWFGDNVSEPK; encoded by the coding sequence ATGAAAAAAGGTATATTTTTAATTATTGCATTAATAATAGTGTTAGCTGCTTGTGGGAACGGCAATGACTCTAAAGAAAGTAGCAGTAAGAAAGATGATAAAACATTAGTAGTTGGTACAGAAGGTACTTACTCACCGTTTAGCTATCATGATAAAAATGACAAGTTAACGGGTTATGATGTAGAAGTTACTAAAGCAGTAGCAAAAGAAATGGGTTATAAAGTTAAGTTTAAAGAAACACAATGGGATTCAATGTTTGCAGGTTTAGATGCAGGACGCTTTGATATGGTTGCGAACCAAGTAGGTATTAATGATGAGAGAAAAGCTAAATACAAATTCTCGGATCCATATACTTATTCAAAAGGTGTATTAGTAGTTAATGAGAATAATACAGATATTAAGTCATTTGATGATGTAAAAGGTAAAAAGCTTGCTCAAACTTTAACATCTAATTATGGTCAACTTGCTAAATCTAAAGGTGCAGATATTACGAAAGTAGATGGTTTCAACCAAGCTATGGATTTATTACAATCTAAACGTGTTGAAGGTACATTTAATGATAATGTTTCATATTTAGATTATAAAAAGCAAAAACCAAATGCTAAAATCAAAGCTATTGAAGGCGATGCAGAACAAAGTCAATCAGCATTTACTTTTAGTAAAAAAGAAGATGACAAAGTTATTAAAGACTTCAATAAAGGCTTGAAAACATTAAAAGATAATGGCGAATTAGAAAAAATAAGTAAGAAATGGTTTGGCGATAATGTTTCAGAGCCTAAATGA
- a CDS encoding amino acid ABC transporter permease yields MFQSLNDEQLHALNAAKQAFLPMLEGLVKYSIPITLVTFVIGLILALLTALMRISSSKVLKGIARFYVSIIRGTPMIVQLFIIFYGIPELGRLVTGNAENQLTLSPVIAAIIGLSLNVGAYASEILRGGIMSIPKGQTEAAYSIGMNYKQTVQRIILPQAIRVSIPALGNTFLSLIKDTSLLGFILVAEMFRKAQEVASTTYEFLTIYVLVAILYWIVCFIISVIQSYYESYIERGYRS; encoded by the coding sequence ATGTTTCAGAGCCTAAATGATGAACAACTTCATGCATTAAATGCTGCAAAACAAGCATTTTTACCTATGCTAGAAGGTTTAGTTAAATATTCTATACCTATAACGTTAGTTACTTTTGTTATTGGTTTAATTTTAGCTTTACTTACTGCTTTGATGCGTATTTCTAGTAGCAAAGTACTTAAAGGGATTGCCCGTTTTTATGTTTCAATCATTAGGGGTACACCTATGATTGTTCAATTATTCATTATCTTTTATGGTATCCCCGAATTAGGTAGATTGGTAACAGGTAATGCAGAGAATCAACTCACCTTGTCACCGGTTATAGCTGCAATTATAGGTCTGTCACTTAATGTAGGTGCATATGCATCTGAAATATTAAGAGGTGGCATTATGTCGATACCTAAAGGACAGACAGAAGCAGCGTATTCAATTGGTATGAACTATAAACAAACAGTGCAACGAATTATACTACCTCAAGCAATTAGAGTGTCCATACCAGCTTTAGGTAATACTTTCTTAAGCTTAATAAAAGACACTTCATTATTAGGTTTCATTTTAGTAGCTGAAATGTTTAGAAAAGCGCAAGAAGTGGCATCTACTACGTATGAATTTTTAACAATTTATGTATTAGTTGCGATTTTATATTGGATCGTATGTTTCATTATATCAGTCATCCAATCTTACTATGAATCTTATATTGAAAGAGGGTATCGCTCATGA
- a CDS encoding amino acid ABC transporter ATP-binding protein: MIELQNIKKSFNDVEVIKGINLLVDKGEVITLIGRSGSGKTTLLRMINALEIPTEGTVFVNGETYTSNNKKAQIKVRKQSGMVFQNYNLFPHKTAIENVMEGLITVKKMNKQKAYDEALQLLIKVGLESVKDQRPHALSGGQQQRVAIARALAMNPKVMLFDEPTSALDPELVNDVLKVIKDLANEGMTMVIVTHEMRFAREVSDRMIFINDGLIGEEGEPETLFTQPKTDALKKFLNVIEV; this comes from the coding sequence ATGATTGAACTTCAAAATATAAAAAAATCTTTTAATGATGTAGAAGTAATCAAAGGGATTAATCTTTTAGTAGATAAAGGTGAAGTGATCACTTTAATAGGTAGATCTGGTTCTGGTAAAACGACATTGTTAAGAATGATAAATGCTTTAGAGATTCCAACTGAAGGTACAGTGTTTGTAAATGGCGAAACATATACATCCAATAATAAAAAAGCTCAAATTAAAGTTAGAAAACAGTCTGGTATGGTTTTCCAAAATTACAACTTGTTTCCACATAAAACAGCGATTGAAAATGTAATGGAAGGCTTAATCACTGTTAAAAAAATGAACAAGCAAAAAGCTTATGATGAAGCACTCCAACTTTTAATAAAAGTTGGGTTAGAAAGTGTTAAAGATCAAAGACCACATGCTTTATCTGGAGGACAACAACAACGTGTTGCAATTGCACGAGCATTAGCTATGAACCCTAAAGTTATGCTTTTTGATGAACCGACATCAGCATTAGATCCTGAACTTGTTAATGATGTTCTTAAAGTTATTAAAGATCTAGCAAACGAAGGTATGACAATGGTCATTGTTACGCATGAGATGCGATTTGCAAGAGAAGTTTCAGATAGAATGATATTCATAAATGATGGATTGATAGGTGAAGAAGGTGAACCAGAAACATTGTTCACTCAGCCTAAAACAGATGCATTAAAAAAATTCCTTAATGTTATAGAAGTATAG
- a CDS encoding PTS transporter subunit IIC, producing the protein MEKVKSFFNRTIIDGLSFMALGLFSTLIVGLIIETLGQTLNTYFDTSIMIEIGKLAQTLTGAGVGVAVSYGLGASPLIIFTTAVTGMYGYEQGGAVGSYLASVVASELGRFYSGKTKIDIILSPILTLFIGTCIAKFVAPFIDIFMKELGSWIQLSTEQQPLLMGMFVSFLVGITLSSPISSAALALMLGLSGTAAAAATIGGCCHMIGFAVTSYRDNGISGVIAHGIGTSKLQIPNYLKQPFILIPPVVASLVVAPIMTVFWPMENNAAGAGMGSSGLVGQIMTIKTMGSSTEVLLQIAFFHFLLPAVICLFVYQLLRKYHIIKDGQQSLMIGSVKK; encoded by the coding sequence ATGGAGAAAGTAAAATCATTTTTCAATAGAACAATAATCGATGGTCTTAGTTTTATGGCTTTAGGTTTATTTAGTACTTTAATTGTTGGACTCATTATAGAAACGCTAGGTCAGACTTTAAATACATACTTCGATACATCGATTATGATAGAGATAGGAAAATTAGCTCAAACATTAACTGGAGCTGGGGTAGGGGTAGCTGTTAGTTATGGATTAGGCGCCTCACCATTGATTATATTTACAACAGCTGTTACAGGAATGTATGGTTACGAGCAAGGTGGCGCTGTAGGTAGTTATTTAGCTTCAGTAGTTGCAAGTGAATTAGGTAGATTTTATTCTGGTAAAACTAAAATTGATATTATTTTGTCACCAATTTTAACGCTATTTATTGGTACATGTATTGCGAAATTTGTAGCACCTTTTATAGATATATTTATGAAAGAATTGGGTAGTTGGATTCAATTAAGTACTGAACAGCAGCCTTTGTTAATGGGGATGTTCGTAAGCTTTTTAGTAGGTATCACTTTGAGTAGTCCGATTTCCAGCGCTGCGTTAGCTTTAATGCTCGGCTTAAGTGGCACTGCAGCAGCGGCGGCGACAATTGGCGGATGTTGTCATATGATTGGCTTTGCAGTAACGAGTTATAGAGACAACGGCATTTCAGGGGTAATTGCTCACGGTATAGGAACAAGTAAATTACAAATTCCTAATTATTTAAAACAACCATTTATATTAATTCCCCCTGTAGTTGCAAGTTTAGTAGTGGCACCGATTATGACGGTCTTTTGGCCGATGGAAAATAATGCAGCAGGCGCAGGTATGGGGTCAAGTGGGCTTGTAGGTCAAATTATGACGATCAAGACAATGGGTAGCTCAACTGAAGTCTTGTTACAAATCGCATTTTTCCACTTTTTATTACCGGCAGTAATCTGTTTATTTGTTTATCAATTATTAAGAAAGTATCATATAATAAAAGATGGTCAACAATCTCTAATGATAGGAAGTGTCAAAAAATGA
- a CDS encoding thioredoxin family protein, producing MKQLTSIEEFKTLINEPTIFMFTASWCPDCHFIDPDLPALEEKYKQYQFVSVDRDEFIDLCQEVDVMGIPSFIAYDKEQELGRYVGKERKTIPQISSFIDGLSE from the coding sequence ATGAAGCAATTGACTTCAATTGAAGAATTTAAAACTTTAATTAATGAACCAACTATATTTATGTTTACAGCATCTTGGTGTCCAGATTGTCACTTTATTGATCCGGATTTACCAGCACTTGAAGAAAAGTATAAACAATATCAATTCGTATCTGTAGATAGAGATGAGTTTATTGACTTATGTCAAGAAGTGGATGTTATGGGTATTCCGAGTTTCATCGCTTATGATAAAGAACAAGAATTAGGAAGATATGTAGGCAAAGAACGTAAAACAATTCCTCAAATCAGTTCATTTATTGATGGATTAAGCGAATAA
- a CDS encoding DUF1444 domain-containing protein has protein sequence MNVFQMRDLLKDRLKSLDANFKFDRENESLRIERIDNQKGLSVKLAPIIAKYKDKGDKTIEEIVYYVTETINAMQDESTKEINKIEILPVIRSTSFHKETKEGKPFLIDEHTAETNVYYALDLGNTYRLIDESMLVELKLTKEQIKEQALFNIKKRKTTYKSDEVQGNTFYFVNTNDGYDASRILNQTFLQDVYKNIEGEMLLATPHQDVLVICDIKNEIGYDIVAQMTMSFFQNGLVPITSLSFSYTPEKPLEPIFILGKNHSRKRNQEVIDRLEKNREIFKNMKNNKK, from the coding sequence ATGAACGTCTTTCAAATGAGAGATTTATTAAAAGATCGCTTGAAATCATTAGATGCAAATTTCAAGTTTGATAGAGAAAATGAAAGCTTAAGAATAGAAAGAATAGATAATCAAAAAGGACTCTCTGTAAAACTAGCTCCGATTATTGCTAAATATAAGGATAAAGGTGATAAAACAATAGAAGAAATTGTTTATTACGTAACAGAGACAATAAACGCAATGCAAGATGAATCTACTAAAGAAATTAATAAAATTGAAATTTTACCAGTTATAAGGTCTACAAGTTTCCATAAAGAAACTAAAGAAGGTAAACCTTTTTTAATTGATGAACACACAGCTGAGACGAACGTTTATTATGCATTAGATTTAGGGAACACTTATCGCTTAATTGATGAATCCATGCTAGTAGAACTTAAATTAACTAAAGAACAAATTAAAGAACAAGCGCTATTTAACATTAAAAAAAGAAAAACAACATATAAATCTGATGAAGTCCAAGGTAATACATTTTATTTTGTAAATACAAATGATGGTTATGATGCTTCTAGAATCTTAAACCAGACATTCTTACAAGATGTTTATAAAAACATTGAAGGGGAAATGTTATTAGCTACGCCACATCAAGATGTATTAGTTATTTGTGATATAAAGAATGAAATTGGCTATGATATCGTTGCTCAAATGACGATGTCATTTTTCCAAAATGGACTTGTTCCAATCACTTCATTATCTTTCTCTTATACACCTGAAAAGCCTTTAGAACCAATCTTTATATTAGGTAAAAATCATTCGCGTAAGAGAAATCAAGAAGTGATTGATCGTCTTGAAAAGAATAGAGAAATATTTAAAAATATGAAAAATAATAAAAAATAA
- the ytpR gene encoding YtpR family tRNA-binding protein, translating to MNLFYNKNGVGDVLMVTIDPVTEGLVYEYENDITIIKSESNVVGFNIFNASKYVQLEGNGNIKVQEKHINSIQDLLEKNHIDYKLEADLSSKFVVGYVTEKSKHPDADKLSVCQVDVGDETLQIVCGAPNIDQDQKVVVAKVGAVMPSGMIIKDAELRGVPSSGMICSMKELDLEGAPNEKGIMVLEDSYTVGTPFFEDER from the coding sequence ATGAATTTATTTTATAACAAAAATGGCGTTGGCGATGTTCTAATGGTTACGATAGACCCTGTAACAGAGGGATTAGTGTATGAATACGAAAATGATATCACGATTATTAAAAGTGAAAGCAATGTTGTAGGTTTCAACATATTTAATGCTTCTAAATATGTTCAGTTAGAAGGTAATGGAAACATTAAAGTTCAAGAAAAACATATCAATAGTATACAAGATTTATTAGAAAAGAATCATATCGACTATAAGCTAGAAGCTGATTTATCATCTAAATTTGTAGTAGGGTATGTAACAGAAAAATCAAAACATCCAGATGCTGATAAATTATCTGTCTGCCAAGTTGACGTTGGAGATGAAACATTACAAATTGTTTGTGGTGCACCAAATATTGACCAAGACCAAAAAGTAGTAGTAGCTAAAGTAGGAGCTGTTATGCCTAGTGGTATGATTATTAAAGATGCAGAATTACGCGGTGTTCCTTCTAGTGGTATGATATGTTCGATGAAAGAACTTGATTTGGAAGGTGCTCCAAATGAAAAAGGTATAATGGTATTAGAGGATAGTTATACTGTAGGAACACCATTTTTTGAAGACGAAAGGTAG